Part of the Spinacia oleracea cultivar Varoflay chromosome 5, BTI_SOV_V1, whole genome shotgun sequence genome, AGTGggactaataataataatagttgaCCTACTAGTGGGAAAGGTCAGATTGGTTCATGTTAGAGTTCATGGATGACCTACTCTTTTCCATGTGCTTGATTAATGTTTGGTAAAAGTTTGAAACAGCATAATATATGCAAGTTGTAAAATTTCCAGCCACCTACATATATCTCTGTCCTACTTCCTTCTCCGGTTACACATGAACTTAATTCCCTTTCTCCTCTTTTGCATCATATTATTATGACAAACTTTCACATGCATTATAATGAACCTCGGATTTCTCTACAGTTCATTGATGCAtgaagttcagaaaaaaaaaaatcagtaatTTCCAAGCACATGCTCGATTAAATTAGCACGGGGTACGTAAGACTAGATGTTTTGGTTCCACGCTCCTCGTTACATCTGTATATGACCATTTAAAATATAAGCCTGGTTTGTTCTAAAACTTAAGAGAAAGTAGTTCAAATATGATGATTTTGACAGGAAGTTGTTGGAATATATGGAAATATCCCACTAAAGAGAAAAGTATAATGTAGTATGTAGTAAGTACGCAACAAAATTGTATTCACTATGCCTCACTTAGAACCAAGCACAACATGATTTTGATGTCCCAGAAACCACTTAAATAAGGTATAAGAGTTTCTCCATCCTTTAAACCCTCCTTTCTTCTTCATATGCTAAAACTTGCAGATTTCCTAGCTAGTAGATTGAAGATCCTTATATGTAAAGAGGATTTTGATCATTTTATAATCATTCTTTCTTCAATCTTTCCGAAAAACCTACTCTACTCTGCACGTTCTCCATCATATAAAGAATTAGAGCATGTTTGGTGTAGAGTTTTTAAGTGATGGAAATAGAATCAATTAACTATTTACATTATCTAATGTTTGTTATGAGAGGACTGAGGAGTGGTAACACAATCCATTTCCTAAGGGTAACCATTACCACCATTCGTTACCTCTCCCTACCCTATGGTAACAACATTGTTACCATCCTCAATTTGTTACAAGTGATTCATTTCCTAATGTAAACCAAACAACTAATATTGGTAATAACTAACACCACCCTTTCCCCTTCTTATTTATCTCTTTCCATTTCCTTTCCTAAGTTTATACCAAACATGCCCTTAGACTAGGTGATGCACTTGCTCTGCTGCCAGAACAAGGCAAACACGGCCTACCGGTAAAAGAACGCCCCTTGAAGCTAGATTTCCTTTCCGTAGAGGCTCAGTGTACATTATTTCATTCTTTGTACATCAACTTATCGTCTAATACGTAGTAAGAAATGCAAGAAGCAATTATATATTACTTCTCATACACAAAAACCTAAGCAGAAACCAATGATTCTTGAATATTTCTTCTTCAACTTTATCCTAGTGAATCATCTTTCCTACCCAAATAAGCATATCAGTACATTCACATCAAACAAGCAAAGAAACAACAGGACATATTGGAAGTTGCACATATTTTCCATAAACCAAACTTGATCACTCTATAAACATCCTTTCTTCAACCCTTTAGAGGCAACCCATCTTAAATCTTCGATTCTTCGCCGCCAAGTGGACTATATAAACTAGCTTAAAACCCTTCCTCCACCACCCAACCTTCTCCAAAATACTTAAATACCAGCCACAACCCTCTTCATTTGTTAAATTACCAAAATGGAGGTAAcaataacaaaaaaatcaaattattgTAAGTTCACCTCAAACAGTACTTCTAGTATACATAGGTCAATTATTTTGCTACCTCCTTACACAAACCAAAAAAACCTAAATCCACATTTATAAACTAGAAATTGTGATTTTAGCAACACGAAATACATCATACATGTGCAATTTGTATATAGCAAAAGCAATCATTGAAAGAACTATTCCAAAAATAGAAGTATTGGATTCAATTGAGAAGAGAATTGTACAATACCAGAAATGAAGAAAGAGGGAGAATGAGATATGATGCACCTTCAGAAAGCGGCAAAATCCTGAAGCATGGTTTAGACCCCAGTAAAATTCGAGTTCTTTATCATCTGGATTCTGGGCAAGTGATACCCAGTACCCAACACTTTCACAAGATTTGAAGCAATTCAAATAGGATATGACTTAAAttgctgatttttatttttattttcatgatTTGAGGGTATAGAAAATTGGTAGGGGaagaaaatagaataaagataAAGGTCCTCTGGAGAGTTTCTAAACCtcaagtgacttgtgtccatgATCCAAATACAATCATCTTGAGTACCAACACATAATATGTCAGTAACAAAATGCAAAATTGCTTAGAAATACCACCAATATAAGTCATATGTGTTATTATTGGTATTCACATAATTTGTATTGGTACTAACAtattctgtattggtactccaaattctgtattggtactcacttgtgtccaatatggacacaagtcacttgtgACAAAGACTTCCTCCTCTGTTTGGTTCGGAGGATTCggaaggaaaaggaaaagaaaaaaaaggaaaaatattatttttgtgtttGGTTCCAAAAATTGTATGGAAAGTGAAAGAAAAGGAAAGCTCACTGTGTAAAAGTTCcaggaaaaagaaaattaaaatctgTCAAACAAAATATTAAATGTTAAATCCATgttttctcttcctttctcaTCCCTTCCTTTACTAATGTTGTAACAAACATGGGATTCCATCATTTCCTTTTATCAtatcaaacatggaaaaatatattttatttcttttgttttcttttcccttcctttcttaTCCCTTCTCTTCCTTTACTAATATTGAACCAAATAGAGCCAAAAAGATGGTAGCTTGATGAAAGGACGGAAAAGGGAGCAAAGTGAATTAAAGATTAAAATTTTGGCTTGTGGTAATGTAATGACCAAAGGTTGCTACATATTGTTTGATGCCCGGTTGACTTCATGATAGACATGACTCGAAGTGTAACTGTCAAATTGTGTAAGTAGTTGTCTAATGTTATTCATACGAAACTGTATTTTTCACGGACATTTAGTGTGTCCCTGCAAAACCTTAATAATTATGGATTATCTCCTTCAATAAAAAATATgttcaatattatttttcaattgctaataatatataatttgtTTCGGAAGGCTATAGCCTTTGCaagaagggggggggggtgtggCTCCCAAATTATAGGAGCGACTAATAACATTATTCTCTAAAAGATCTCAAGCTGCTCGTGACCATAATTATGTCGAACATAATCAtcaaaaaaattagttttatgGTGTTAGGGATCGGGGGCTTCCAACCAACCTGAATAAACCGATGTATCTCTTTAGGAGTATTCATAAATGTATGCATGTCAAGAGAGTCTAACCTACTACGCATATTCCCTTCGTTGCAAACTTTTAAAGCTATAGTGTAAAGTCAACGACAGAGAATGAGGTTTGTATAAAAATAGTTGTGTTTCTCGTCTTCCTAATCCTCCAGAATgaagttataattttttttagtagGTAATCCCACATTATTTCGTATATTGCGAaacaaattgaaaattgaatttgCTCGGAGATAGGTACCAAGCCACCAAATTGATGCATTGTAATCCCAATATTCTTTAGTGATGGCACAATTTAGAAACAGATGATCTTGTGTTTCATTGTGACTAGGAATACCGATGTTACAGTAAATTAAGTTGTCCCTAGTTAAAAGACTATTATGTAAAAGTTGTCATAGAAAAGTTTAACTTTGAGAAAATAtccaattttcaaatccagtgAAATTCCCATTTAATAAAAGAGATAGCTTTATGAGCTAATCAGATGGCAGGTTTAACTGTGAATTGTCCGTTACTGAAATATCCCCAACATGGTTCATCAAACACATTAGTGACTAGCTAGTAATGGAATACCTTTGTTAACTTGCACTACTGATTGAGGAACCACTCAAGCAAGAGAATTTTCATTCCGTATGAGCTAGAGTAATAAAGTGATCCACTGTAATATCCAAGTTTTGGATAGAAGAAGTATCCAAGTTTTAAACTGAGAGTAAATTAACGGAATAACACCAATTATCCAGCCATAAAAGGACATTAGATCATGATCCTATTTTCGATTGTATACCTTGAAGGAGATGACGAATTTGTAAAATCTTCTTCCATATCCAGGAATATTTTAGTTGAGGACTGCATgcaaaaaaattgtaaatattttgCATGGATAATTTGGACCCATAGGTTATTATGATCATAATTTATTTTCCATCATAGTTTGGCCAAGAAAGCGCAATTTACCGCATCGGTTTTGCGGATGCCGAGACCACCCTAATTCTTGGGTATGTGGTATTATTTCACCATTTTGATAATACAAAACCGAGTAGAGTCGGTAAAATTTGACACGACATGAACTGAAAACAAAAAAGTTGATTAATATCAAGGATTCACGACACacacgtttaattaaatgggtcaacaCGATACGACACGTTTATTAAACGAGTAGTGATAGTGTTGAGCTTTCTAGCATGAAACTTACATGACTCAACCCACCTaagaaaaacaaccaataatttAATATATTGGTGATAAACCTTTAGAGGTTAACTTTATtgaacaaacaaaataaaacaaacaaagtgGGCATGAAAAAATGGGTTAATGTCTAGGATTTTcgacctgtttaattaaacgagTCAGCACGACATAACACATTTAATTAAACGAGTCAAATTAGTGTTTAGATTTTTCAAGCCATTTATTATTCAACACGAACATGACTTAGCTCGACACTCCATGTTTGTCAACTCTATAATAGAGTATGCATTAGTAGCACATTGATGTTTTGGCTTGCTTTTTTATAGATTTAATATACGTATTTGACTATtaatgtactccgtatttaatGATGAATGAGTAGAACTTATGAAAAATTCATACTTTCAAAACCAATTACGTAACaagtaaagaaaaaaatatacggagtacttcattTGTTCTTATTTACGGAGTAAATGATACAATTATTTagtcacgtttgtcaatgcacgatttcaaacattaatatcttcagtTTTGGatgagaaaaaattataaaaaattgatatttaaaaaatatttattgagacgaatctaacaaaaccCCACACGATTATGTTTTTACTTaagtataaaccacaaaaggaagtcaaaggagTTTGTGTGAATATTATCCAAAATCctattgtgtcatataaataagaatggaggaagcATGACACTAtaatgttttttcttatgtacgTAGTATGAATCACTAAACCGAGGCCCTGtttattttgatatttttaaagTAAATGAGTTTCCatgtaaaataattttaaagggaaaatacaattctaaataatttttttcttatataaataaaaatatggaGAAAATAGAAGTAGAAGTAGGAAAGAGAAAATGGATGGAGGGGagaaaaaattaatataatgaTCAATCAGGTGAGTATGCATGGCattccttattttttttaaaatatatagaattatttctagtactccatatctatatatattattaaatctccaaAGCAAACTATAACATCTATCTAAGTGTCATGATTACTTAGTAAGTGATATGACATCGTCGCGCCATGTCATGCGCACACATGATTGTTTATTGTGtccttacaaaaaaaaaatgttgctaCCTATCCTTGAACCCATAACCCTGTTATAGGTTAGTGCTAAGGGGGTGATTGGTTGGGGTTttcaggaaagggaaagggaatgagGGGGTTCATACTTTCATtctatttgttgttgtttgttttgtGGATGTTGTCATGCCCTTACCCTCTTCTCTTTTTCACTTACCCCAAATCCCTCTACAATGATACCTTACCCCCAAAGTTGTGAGTTGTGACGTACTCTAGAACAATGTAAAAGCAGAAAAATCGTTCTTTTGAATGTATAAAAATTCAATGCTCAATTTTATGATAACAaacttttttcttaattttttcctTTTACTCAAATCATATACTTcttccgttccggaaatatcgcaccatggttgacttttacccATTTAATCATTAAATTGACTCTTAATATACCAAATCGTATGCaagtaaaaatcataaaaaaataatatttagaaaatatatatttatacgaatctaacaagactccatatgactaaaatttccttacgtacAAACCAcaaaaaaatggccaaagtcgtagtgtgaatagtgtaaaaaataaatggtgcgatatttctaGAAATTTATTTACATTAAACATAAAACCATGAAATtaatatagaaaaaaaaatgttgcaCTTTCTTTTAGCGAAACAAATGTGTTTTTCTCCCTCTAAAATGTCTTTCGATTTTGTAACTCAATATAAATTTGTAACTTATAAAGTTTCTTATAAATTGtagtacaaaaaataaagttttacacAAATATAgaattaatcaaaattttagTTTACTAATTGTTGGTAATCAATTTTATTCTAAAACTGCATATACAATGAAATTCATATCATTCTCAAATTGCATATATAAAGTAATTTATACTTCGTAAgtaaatttgaaatgaataacaaaaaaatcaaattgtaCATAATACTCGGGCATCACCCAAGCTACTAACTCGTTAATGTAATGGAAAATATGAAATGATAGACAAAgaggaaaataatattattttaaaatatggTATATAATATTAgttaaatttgaataataaaggTAGAAAGTGGCAacacaaaagaaacaaaggtaATAGTTTTTCATGTAacacaaaagaaacaaaggtaATAGTTTTTCATGTAACCAGTGCATCtcatcctaattaaattaatttatacttcgtattatagtCGAAATTTTTCGATAAATCCTTATTGAGAAGGAATCCCATGATCGATCATGATATGTTGTAGGTAATTTCATCACGACAACAATAAAGAATCCAAAAATCGATCATTAGGTTGAAGTTTCTTTCATCACCACAACAATAAGGAATCCCAAGATCGATCAGAATGCTGTAGGTTATTTCATCACCACAACAATCAATTTTCTCGGATCGTATATTCGTATTATATGTTATTTCATCACCACGACAATCATCTTCCTCAAGAGTTTTCTCACTACTCCATCAACTTACTTCATTAgtcatttatttttataaaagtcAATATAAAGTCATGACAAAAGTATACAATTAATTTTATGGGTTCAAACTAAAATCAACCTAGAAAATTTCAATGTCAGTATGTTTAGTCAACTTCAAAAAAatgatttatatttaaaattaaaattaataaaacaagtgaAATGCATTTGATGTTATTTAGTAttcaattaaatttttatataagTCGTTATTTAATTTTGTCATTCGTAAATAATTTGTGTTATTTGTTACGGTGTAGTTCGTAAATAATTTTATATAACCGACTATGTGGTTTATACTTCGTAAAGACTTGCATTCTCTATCAATCAGGTCAGGTAAAGAGACAATAATCTTTTTGGTCTTGAAaactgaaaaatgaaaaattggAAACTACTTTAGGTGATTTTTATACTTTTatttagttaaaaaaaaaaaaaactgaaaaaaaaaacgatTACTAACAGACACCTTAACCCGACTTGTTTATTTAATGGGAACTCATCTAAACACATCTAGGTATTTCTTAGTATTATTTCTTTTGAAATGAATTATTTTCAACAATTAAATACACACGAATTGAATTCACCTAAAGTTTGTGTTCACCTGATTTTCTTTATtctttctgaacttatattatatgaactcattataaCTTAACTAAATTAAGGTATATTTTCTATGCTGCGATATAATGGTGCTACAGATGTGAtgttgtttgattcgtctcgcTACGTACCTtcggaatatcaacttttatagtttttacgaatacaaaattagagatatttacATTGACAATTGTAAAAATACAAAGCGTAACTATTTAATCGAAATAGAGGAAGTATTAATAGATGTGTCAAAGCATATTACTTTCGGATTGAAAATGTGAACCTTAATCTAATCCATTTAACTAAACGGGTTGctttacaccaaaaaaaaaaactaaacggGTTGCTTATACTTGCGTAGTTGTGTCaatccatttaattttttttttaatgcaaaTGTCGACCCATTTAACTTAATTGGGTTACCAACTTGTTATTTTCGGGTTAGGTCCGGATCAAGTTGGATCAAAATTTCCCGGTTTTATCGGTTACCTCTTCATCTCTGATCAAAATTTCCAGATTTTTGCAATTTCATCGATTTGATTCAATTgaacaaacaatcaaacaaacaacaacacaGAAAAGAGAGCGGTAGTAGCAGAATACCTTGTCAACTGGTTACTTCTTCTTCTCAAAAAACATTGgcaatttttatatttctttggaTTAGGGTGAGACGAATCGATggggaagaagaagagacaAGTTGACAGGGTATTCTGCTGCGCCACCAAGCTGACGAATCAACTCCAGTGGACTGAAACCCTAAATCCTGCTAATTCCGCGTATCTTCAATTGGAAGAATCAACTTTATTCTCAAAGTATGTCTCAATTTCTTCATAATCTTAGTATTTAATTGCAATTAATTTTacttttaattgattttaatgcgCCAACTTCTGCTACAGACTATGGTTTTTTATATTTGGGTTCCAAATTAACCATCTTCAAATTCATTTCTGAGGTTCATTGTGAATTAATCTTCACGATTAACCCTTAATTTGATGAAAGGGGATAATTGCAATTGTTTCATTGGTTGATTGTTATTGTAAAAATTTAATTGGGGTTGATAAAAGAATGGAAACCCAAACAGGAATTAGGATTTTTGTTTAGCACTGATTAACTTTAGTTCAATTACTTAATTTGGGTTGATTGAATTACTGAAACCCTAATGGGATTTAGGTATGTTAACACTGATTAAATCTTAATCCAGAGCTTTGATTGTAATTTCTAATAACCCGAAAGCGTTGGTTGAATATTAAGAGCTTAAGGGAACGATTTCATGAAGCTGTAACCTTTGCTAGATCAAATTTGATACCCGTTCTTCATCTCGCAAGATCGATAAGGATTTTAGAGATCAAAGTAGTGATCCAACTGAGACTAGGAAGTAGTGGTGGCCCTATTAGTCTATAAGTGCCTATGATGTGACCTTGTTTGCTTCTTCTATGATGAGATTAAGAAACATTCAAAGACTGCTCGAACTGTTGCGATAGCTAGTGTAGACTGTAGAGGAAGACTTTTTTTGGGAGGTTGTAGAAGGTTTCTATGAGACATTGATTTGATTAGATGAAGTTTATGTTGGTTAGAGGAAAAGAAAATTTTGTAATATAAGGATTACACACGCTCCACACCTGGCTGAAGTAAGATGTAGATGATTCCTTGAAGGCAAAATCGGTGTTGGAGGTTGAGGTTGAGGATGAGGTGAGACTTGAAGTTATTGGGTACATACGGATGAATAATTAACTACATTGGAGCTGAAGGAACTTATATGGATGGATGAAAGAGGAGAGAAATTGTGTGACCGGGGAATCGGAAGAACAAAATGATATACCTATTGGTGGCAATCTAAACAGTAGCACATTTATGGAATGTAGAATTTTTCAGAATTGCCGATGGATTTCTGAATGCTTTAAGTGTAGGTTGAGGCTCTATGTAGGGTAAAGCTTGTTCACTAGATTATCTCCACATTAAGCTTCGGGAACCGGGAACTGGAAAGGTGCAGAAGAGCAGGGGGATGGAAGACACGGCTTAAGTTTTGAGAAAATCAAGTTGTAATGAAACACCTAATTGAAAATTTCCATTGAATATAACGCAATTAAGCGCCATGcattttaattgaaaaactttatCTGCTTACTGCTTAGTAACATTAATGTAGTCTGATTATCTACTAGCCTCTATGCAGATTGAGGGAGCTTCTTGTTAAAGCTATTGTTAGAAATATTTTGTCCTTTTGTCTATGACGTCCAGGAATGAGTAATTGTAATCTTTTCATTGTATGAACGCATGAGTATACCGACAGCCTCTCCAATCTCCCCATTGCATAAGTGTGTTAAGTTACTGACGTACCCTTTTTCACTGGCGTACCATCTGGCAACACATCGTTGGTGGAAGCCACCTTGGTGTCTGCAGGCACTGGTGGGTATAGCGGCTATAGCCTCATGCTCTCACACATTGCAGCATGTGTGTAGTCCATGTTTTTACTTCTTCGAAAGCACAGGAATTTTCTGCTTAATTGTCCTGTTTCTTCGTAACTCTCTCAATATCTCTTCTTCTACTTGTTTATTTTGCATAGTAGCCAGGAAAACCATGTTAAAGCGGAGGAGGTGGTGTCTCGGCCAGCAAGAATAAAGCTAATGACAATGTCTGCGACAAATTTCTCATCCGATTGACCAGATTTAAGAAACCTTGCTGCTTCTGAATTCTTCGTCATCTCCTGTTTTTTCTGCCTTACAAGGTAATTGGCAAATTCTCGGATCTCTATAATTGTTTGTTTAAGCTTTTTCTCTGACCCAATGTTGAGAAACCTACGGATTTTCCATAAAACTGGGAAAAATAATTTGAATCTTTGGGTACTAATCATCACAACATCCTCAAAGGCGACTGCAAATTAGATTGTGGCGAAGTGGGTGACTATCAGATTCTTGGTAGCTTCGAATAGGATTGGGGTCAACCTCTCCGAAACCTCAGCATCGACAACTGTGTCAACAAATTTCCACAATGATTTGGTACTAAAATTCAAGGCTGGCAATTTTCCTTTGAAGCTTTTCCACTGAAAGAATCATCAAGAGTGCACCAAATCAAATCACTGTTATCTGAAATAGACCGATCTATGATTATGAATGTTGAGGAAAAGGTTATGGAGTTTAGCTTTTTATCGGGTGTGATGGGAAGGGATTCCACGAAACGAGTGGGTGGGATATTACACAACTTCTGTAGGCCACAAAGATTAGCAAAAGCCTATGCTAAACTTCATACATGTGAATTTCACTGGTTTATAGCCTGTTTTAGTGCTTGTTTAACCTCATATGGTGCTAACACTTTTTTGCCAAATCCTTTTTTCTCTTCTTATTTATCTCATGtgcctttttttttcttatgaaGGAGGCAGAAGAACCATGTCAACACAACTGATGTTTCCCAGCCAACGCGCAAAAACCAGGCCAGAATCATTTATCACAATGTTAGTGACAATTTTCTTCCTCTGATATTAGTTTCTTTTGCATAACAAAAAAGTTTATGTAAATCTTGCGCAGAAAATTTGTGTTTTTACTTGTACATCCGAAAAGAAAATTGCTAAAACACTTAACTGAAACTATACTGAATCAACTGGTCTAATCTTGACAATTAAAAACTGATTGTGCTGAAATTAAATTCGCTTTGAAGCTTCATACAACTTAGTCATACTACTAAATCAGAATATTTTCAAAGCAGCATGAAAGAAAATGGCATAAAATTTTGTCCAATAAATTACTCTCGTAGAATAAAGAGCCTAAATCTTCATTCTTGAAATTCCGACCTTTCTTCAAACCTCACTGGAAAACCATCTTGCATCTTAGCGGTTAAATTCGGAACATAAACCGGCTCGAACCCGTCTTCCACCACCGGAACAACCCGAAACCTCTCCAAAATACCAGCAACCACTCTCTTCATTTGCAAGAATGCCATCTCCTTACCAAGACAAACCCTCGGCCCGGCTTGAAAAACCGGGTAAGAATACGGGTCCTGCTCCACAAACTTCCACTTACTTTCCCCTCCTATCTTTTCTGTATCCTCAACTTCTAACCACCGCTCGGGCCGGTATTCAGCCCAATCAAGCCCCCATATACTTTCCATTCTACCCATAGCATACGGGTTATAAGTTACCCAAGTACCCTTACTCACTTTCGTACCATCCGGTAACACGTCGTTGGTTACGGCCTCCTTTGTGTCTAACCCAACTGGTGGGTACAACCTCATACTCTCACATAATGCAGCATGAGTATAAACCATAACTTTAACTTCTTCAAAAACAGAGAAATGTCCTGTTTTATTCTTCTGTTTTCCCTTGTGTTCTCTTATCTCACGTACGATCTCTTCTTCTACATGTTTGTTCTTATATATTAGCCAATAAAACCATGTTAAAGCAGCTGATGTGGTATCTCTTCCTGCAAGAATAAAACTTATAACAATGTCAGTGACAAAACTCTCATCTGTATGACCTGATGCAAGAAACCTTGACAGTAAATCCTCTGGTTCTGAATTATTATTCAAAATCCCCTGTTTTTTCTGAGTAACAATGGTTTTCGCGAAGTTTCGAATCTCAAAAACAGCTTCTTTCAGCTTTTTCTCAGACCCAATATTGAGAAATCTGCTGATTTTCCAGAGGATTGGGAAAAAAGTTTTGAATCTCTGACTACTAACTGTAACAGCATCCTCAAAAGCAACAGCAAATTTAGCTTGTGGCAAAGAAGGTGACAAGTATTCCGGGTCATACCCGAATGAAATCCTGCAAATATTATCAAATGCAAACCTTTGAAGTATATCCTGTAAATCAAGAACTGTTCTGTTCTTTGCTGAATCAGACAACAATGGTATCAACCTATCAGAAAGCTCGGTATCGACAACCGTTTCAACAAACTTTCGCAACGACTTTGTGCTGAATTCGTAACTCGCAACTCGTCTTTGAAACTTCCAAATCTCACCATCAACATTGAATATGCCATCCCCTAAAAGGTCCTTGAGAATGGTTTTCTGGAAAGGACCTTTCTGGTAAACTGGAAACTGGTTCTTGAGAATGTGCTCCACCGTGGCGGGGTTTCCTGTAAGGATGCTCTGCCGCCCAAATGGGCGGCGGATGACGAAGGTGGCGGCCGGTGAGTTGACTATGAGACTGGTAAGCCATCGGAATCTTTCctctttctttattttcaaGACTGCGAGTAAATGGCCTATGACAGGGTAAGCTTTTGGGAACTGGGTAGTTTTTTCTGTTTGGGTGGAGAAAAACTTCTTGATTGAGAAAAACAGAATCAATGGGAAGATTAGCAGAAATGGGGTTAACAACTTGCTAATCTCAAACATAATTTCTGGTTTTTTTTTGGCAGTTTTCGAGTTTTCGGTGAAAATCTAGCCTAGTTTGCTGCTAAATCTGAAGAAGAAAGATGgtggtttgaactttgaagatCATCTCTTTTTGATGCATATATTAATGCTAAAAATTTCATACTTCTATTAATTAATATGCATGTTGGATGATTGGTTCAATTACTGTGAAATAGCACATCTACAGTTGTAAGATGTTGATTTAAAAATTTCAACTTGCTTGACTTGTACTAGTAATTACAGTATTGAATTGGAAACATTACCAATGAGATCTTGACCTAGTGGTTAAAACTGAGTACTTACGACCAGTATTACAAATTCACATTCTactatctcttaaaaaaaatcataaataaataaattatagttCTACTAATTAATATGCATGCTCGACGATTGGTTCAATTAACATAAAATAGCACGTCTAAAGATGTTCCAATAAGAGAAGTAATACTGATTTGGTAACTGTACCAAGAAACAAAAACCAATTTGCTACAACATATGAAAATAATCTTATATTAATCTTTTCGTCCGAATAAACCAGAAGTGCATTACAAATTATAGATAGGGGAGGGGGATTCGAACTTTTGTAAACTCACATGCCTATTTTAGTCGAGCAACTCGATCGACAATATGGACATGAATGTT contains:
- the LOC110784087 gene encoding cytochrome P450 94A1, with translation MFEISKLLTPFLLIFPLILFFSIKKFFSTQTEKTTQFPKAYPVIGHLLAVLKIKKEERFRWLTSLIVNSPAATFVIRRPFGRQSILTGNPATVEHILKNQFPVYQKGPFQKTILKDLLGDGIFNVDGEIWKFQRRVASYEFSTKSLRKFVETVVDTELSDRLIPLLSDSAKNRTVLDLQDILQRFAFDNICRISFGYDPEYLSPSLPQAKFAVAFEDAVTVSSQRFKTFFPILWKISRFLNIGSEKKLKEAVFEIRNFAKTIVTQKKQGILNNNSEPEDLLSRFLASGHTDESFVTDIVISFILAGRDTTSAALTWFYWLIYKNKHVEEEIVREIREHKGKQKNKTGHFSVFEEVKVMVYTHAALCESMRLYPPVGLDTKEAVTNDVLPDGTKVSKGTWVTYNPYAMGRMESIWGLDWAEYRPERWLEVEDTEKIGGESKWKFVEQDPYSYPVFQAGPRVCLGKEMAFLQMKRVVAGILERFRVVPVVEDGFEPVYVPNLTAKMQDGFPVRFEERSEFQE